One genomic window of Vicinamibacteria bacterium includes the following:
- a CDS encoding DUF481 domain-containing protein — MRFVGMVALILATTPELWSQDPSVSRNRDEERELGWSNVADLAFVVTSGNSSTSTLSVDDRLVRTWENAELSFRGGALRTQTPDDRFAVGTPDDFEIVDDTMRELDNERYYLFGR; from the coding sequence ATGCGTTTCGTAGGAATGGTCGCATTGATTCTGGCAACGACTCCCGAGCTCTGGAGCCAGGACCCGAGCGTCTCGCGCAACCGGGACGAAGAGCGGGAGCTCGGCTGGTCGAACGTCGCCGACCTGGCCTTCGTCGTGACGTCGGGGAACTCCTCCACCTCCACGCTCAGCGTCGATGACCGCCTCGTTCGGACTTGGGAGAACGCCGAGCTCTCTTTCCGCGGCGGCGCTCTCCGCACGCAGACCCCCGACGATCGGTTCGCCGTCGGAACTCCCGATGATTTTGAAATCGTCGATGACACCATGCGCGAGCTCGACAACGAGCGCTACTATCTCTTCGGCCGCT